Part of the Lolium rigidum isolate FL_2022 chromosome 6, APGP_CSIRO_Lrig_0.1, whole genome shotgun sequence genome, CAAGGACTTAACATGGATCCAACAAAAAAAATGGATGCTGTCGCAGAACGAGGTGATCAAGCCGACAGTGGAAGGGATGCTGAGCATCATGAGAGCGTGCAAGGAGGCCGGCACCGTCAAGCGCGTCGTCTTCACCTCCTCCGCCGGCACCGTCAACATCGAGGAGCAGCGGAAGCCGGCCTACGACCAGGACGACTGGAGCGACATCGACTTCTGCCGCCGCGTCAAGATGACAGGATGGGTACGTGAGGCTTCTTCTGCTGCGCTCACATACTTGCTGCTACTTGTGGATACGACTGCCGTGCTCATCATGTCTCGGTTCTGTGTCTTCAGATGTACTTCGTGTCCAAGTCCCTGGCGGAGAAGGCCGCCATGGACTACGCCAAGGAGAACGGCGTGGACTTCATCAGCATCATCCCCACGCTCGTCGTCGGCCCCTTCCTCAGCGCCGGCATGCCGCCCAGCCTGGTCACTGCCCTGGCACTCATCACGGGGAACGAGGCTCACTACTCGATCCTGAAGCAGGTGCAGCTGGTCCACCTGGACGACCTCTGCGACTCCATGACCTACCTCTTTGAGCACCCGGACGCCAACGGCCGCTACATCTGCTCCTCCCACGACACCACCATCCACGGCATCGCCAGGATGCTCAAGGAGAGGTTCCCCGAGTACGACATCCCGCAGAAATTCCCGGGAGTCGACGACGACCTCCAGCCGATCCACTTCTCCTCCAAGAAGCTGCTCGACCACGGGTTCAGGTTCAGGTACACCGCGGAGGACATGTTCGACGCCGCGGTCTGGACGTGCAGGGAGAAGGGGCTGATTCCGCTCGGAGCGGAAGGGGCAGCAGGCGGCAAGGCCAGCGCAACAAGCAAACTGGGAGCTGTTCTCGTGGGTGAAGGTCAGGCGATTGGCGCTGAGACATAAGCGCTAGTGCATGTACACCATGCTGGCTACATCAGAAACATGCTGGAGCGATGATTATGTTCGTTAATTGTACTGTCCTATATTTCGGTTCAGACATTGCATTAAGAGAGCCCTGTAATTGGTGGGATATATTATGAACGGATTGTGGAATGCAAATAACTTTCATGACATAAAGAACAAGGGATGCTCTATTATTGAATTGGTAAAAAAATTGTTCCCCCTGAACCGCATATTTACATCGATATATCAATGATATAGCTATATGGATTTGACCTAATTTCATGTTCTCCTAGAAATAAAAGAATGATCACCGCTGCCTATCTTCCCTCCTTAGCGCTCTCCGGAATTGAATTTGTTCCAAGCTTCCTGCAAAATGGCAACACATAACAATTAGCCTCCGTTATTGCAGCAAGCTCAAATGCACATTGATATTCAATCAACCTGGAGTAACTTGCTTTACGAACCGCTACACAGAAACATATAAATTTCCAGGTTTTAACTAGTTTGGCTTTCATGAAAATCTGCCTGTGGTTTTCAGCTTTAGGCAGAAGAACAAACCTTAAGAAGATCAAACACCTTCTCACAGATGTATTTTTGTCTGATTGTAGCACCCCTTTGTTGTAATTTATCTGGATGGACGCAAAGGGTTGCCTTCCTGTATGCTTTCTTGACAGCAGCAGCTGTAATGAGATCTGTGAGGGGAACGGACTGCCAGCCACTGTCTGAACCAAGTATCTGCCCAAAAGAAAACAAGGTTTAAGAGTGATTTAATAAAAATGTGTAATCAGATTCAGTATCACTGGATAGACTGAATGCAGAATTAGTTCTAAGCATAAGTTAATTCAAGTCTGCTTCCATGAGATAAGCCACAAGATATTAACAAATTATAACATAACGAAATGTTTGGCCAGTATGGTCAATTTAGCATCGGATATAGTTCGTGCATGGGAAACATTTTAAAATTGACACCTAAAAGCTGCAAAAAAAATGGAAACTGCCTTGCGAAGCTCTGTTGACTACTCCCATAACCCACCCTAACCTTGACATCTATCTTCTAGACAAACTGGACAAGTGAATATGTAATCTGTATCCATTTCCCGACCAAATTGTCACTCAGTAGTCTATGGGTATCTTATAATTTTAGCAGAAGGAAACTTCACTTTCAGAATTCCGTTATAGCTTATTTTTATTTGTATTGTGCAAATGATTCCAAACCCAACTAAATTCTAAGTTCATTCATCTTTATACAGATTAGTAAGTAAAAGCTCCCAATTCTCAAAGTCGCTTCTTAAATCTACCGAAATGAACTTGGCACATGATTTACTGGaagttaaaaatacatatattgCAAAATTAAAATTGGACATGCAAAAGGTGGATAAGAACACAGTGAAACTGAAGTTAGAGGCCAACAAAAGAAATAATGGTTCAAATAGATATCTTGTAAGTTGACATGCGTACATATTGTAACGTAGAGAGCAATGCTCGCAGATTTCCTTCCTTCCCATTCGACCATCTCTTGACTTCAGGATCAAGGAATTCAGACAATCTCTGCATCAAAAATATATGAGTAACCAATTGTGGAAGAAATAATCTTAAGAAATAGTGCGGAAAAAATTCCTTCCTGGTGAGTGATAGCATAATTGTCTTACGTGCTTTTCTGTTTGCTCCCTCTGAGCCAGCATGTCCCGCATATTCTTTTCGGCTAGAGCTTTTTCCTGAAAATTGGCCATGATGAAACTACCAATAAATATACAATAGTAACAAGTAAAGGAGACAGAAAATCATTTGATTATACCGCTCGTTCAGCTGTCCGCTGGTGCCTCTCCGATCTTGCTTTGTGCCTGAGAGCTGATTCAAACTCGGTTTCTGTACATAAATGTCAAAACATACAAATAAGGCAAAAATAAATAAGTTCCCACAAATCATGATCACATAACATAGCTGCAAAAAGTACTACAGAAAATTTTACAATGACATGGAAAGTTTTTATTTCCCTGTTTACAGTGAGTAAGAATACCTTGATTACAAGAATCTGAGCTTCTTCCATAGTTATTAGAAGCTGCCTTCTGTTCCTATTTATCGAGCATCAAGAGCAAGGATGAGAAATTATATAATGCAATATTGGTAGCTGCTTAGAGTAAATCAGAAGTATTCAGTTTGTTAACTGTGGCAAAAATCGTTTATAATCACATAAATCACATGATTAGCAGCCTTAAAACTTTCCTTGAATGAGGAACTAACCTTTTCTATTCGCTCCTTAGCATCTGCAGCAGCCTTTGCCTTTCCGATTGCCCTCTCCCGAGCTTCCAAAGTTGCTCTCTCAACTGCTGCACGTTCTGCTTTTATTCTAGCTTCTCTAGAAGCCTTCTCTGAAGCTGGTTCGTCACTTGCCTTATCTTTCACTCGTGCTTCTGCAGATGCTCTCTGTCGTGAAGAGGTAATCCTTTCTAAAGCTATTCTTTCAGCTGTTGCACGAGCCTCAGCAAATGCCCTCTCGTGAGCTTCTCTTGTAGCCCTCTGAACAGCAAGCCTGTCTTTTGCCCGCTCCCTCTCCCGGTCCTTCTCTTCCTCTAGTTCTCTtcttgatttctctttactttgttCTTTTTCACTTTTGCATTCCCTTTCTTTATCTTTATCTGATCTTAGGGAGacctcattttcattttcattttcgctTTCATTCTTTCTTATATCATCTCTCGCTTCAACTCTCTCAGCATCAGGGGTATCTTTTCTTGATTTCTGAGCAAACTTTGATGCACTATCCTCTGCCAATGACTGCTGATCCTTGAAATCTAGAGTCAATTTTCTGTCTTTGTCACCTCTTTCTTGCATTTTGTCTACAGTCTTTTTCCCTTCTGATGTTGTGCATCTTGTTGTCGAAAATCCAGTATCTGATTTTGTGCATTCCTCAATATTTTCAACGAAAGGAGTGCTTTCAGCAGATGTCAGAGCACAAACAGATTCAGCATTCTGAGACAAGTGTGGCATGCTAGTGCATGCTTCTGAGAATGAAGGCTGCAGATCTTTTGAACATGTGCCCATCTTCATGGTATAATCATTGTAATCATCGGTGATTACTTCAGTTCCAGAATGAAGTACGCCATGCTCCCTACCATTCCTTGCAATTATTTCTGCATAGACATCATTTAGTCCTTTGGTGGTGTCAGGTTCCGTGGATATTTGGCTCTCCTTATCATGGTTTAACGTTTCTTCCACCACTGTCTTCTCGCTATTCTCCGACAAGGTTTGTTTTGCTTCCATTTCGTTACCATGGGATACAAGATTCTCAACTCTATCCATTTTGTTTACCAAGTCTTCAGGTCCCAATAACGATCCCTGAGACTCTGGGTGTTGATCTGAATCTTCGGCAAAAGTATCACATGTTTTAACATTGCTTTCCATATCGCAATCCCCCAAAAATGTGTTCAACACTTCTGCTTCGTCATTTGCATCAGCATTCGAACTTCTGGGAGTATCATTAGCATCCTTTTCAGGAGATCCGGCATCCCAGAACACATCTTCCTCTTGGAAATCATCATGCGGGCCTGTTTTCTCCTCAGTTTCAAATTCTTTCGTTTCTTCATGTATGGGCGTTTCCGATGGTACTTCGgttatttttcctttttcattttgcaGGCTTGCTTCAGCAACAAAACTGTTCAACTTGTCTTTCTCGTAAGTTTCAGCCTCCCTGTGAACTGTACTCGACATCTTCTGGGAACATTGGGTTTCATAATATTCCGCAGGCTCTTCTAATGTTGCTACTTTCGCTTCTTCACACGGGCCTGCTTTCTCTTCATTTTCAAatttcttcatttcttcatggatgAGTGTTTCCAAAGGTACGTCagatattttttctttttcattcTGCCGACATGCTTCATCAACAGAACTAAACAACTTGTCTTTCTCGTAAGTTTCAGCCTCCCTGTGAACTGTCCTCGACATCTTCTGGGAACACTGGGTTTCATGATATTCCGTAGGCTCTTCTAATTTTGCTATTTTCTCTTGACTCGTCTTAATTTCACTAATATAAGGAACTTCCAGATGTTCATCTGATATTTGATTCCTTATAGAAGTGCAAGGTGTCTCGGCAGCACAAAGAATCTCAAGTTCCTCTTTATCATCATTTTCTTTGTTAGGATTTCctactagtggagtttcctcagtACTAGCAGCACAATAGTTCTTTTTACCATTGGCATGGTCTTCAGATATACAAGCCTCCAAAGAAAAACTGGATATGTGTTGGACAACATGCAGCTTTGGAGGTGTACTATTTATAGATGAAGTCTCAAATATCTTATCATTATCACGGCCTTTTGGAGAATTATTTTGCCCTACATATTTGTTAATGTGGGAATCGATTGTTTCTTGGTATACCGCTCTTTCCTCCCATGATGAAACTTCAGGAGCTGTAGAAGCCTTATGCTCAACCCCCAAAGAAGCTGCATCAGGTTCTCTAAGATCTACACGTTTCATTCTCAGCTCTGTTTTGTCATTACCATCCGACAACTTTCCATATACTTCCAAATCCCCTGTAGTAACCTCTTCTTTTGCTATCTCAGCCTGGCTGTTCATGATGAAGGGATTTGCTATCAGACCATTATCATCTTCACAAGCAGCTGCGTTAGTTGTGCATTTCTGATCATGGCTAATCCGGTCATAAAATTCAGCGCTGGATGCCCACTTGCCTAGTTGATCTACTTTAGTGCCATCCTCCATCATCTGCTGAGGCTTCCCTGGAGGTAGAACTCCCTTCTCTTCATGACAACAGTCAACCATCTTAACTACACTATTGTCTCTGCATTTATCCAGAAAAGCCAGGTCATCATAATTATTTTCCTCTTCTCCTAACCGTCTCAAGGTCCCATTTTCTTCAACTAAATGCACCTCTTCAAGACACTTATCTTCCTTGATTTCTGTCGATTTTGTGCCCCTATGATGACCTGACCTCTTCCGGAGTTTAAAACTATCGCCTTTTCTCTCCATCAATTCTTTTGCAGCTTTTAGCCTCGCTTCAGCAAAATCCATTGCTTCCTttatagcagcagcagcagcagagttAGGATTGACCTGAGAATCTCCATTTGCTTTACTTTCCGTTTTATTAAGAGAAGTTGATTTATTAAGCAAAGTTGATGGTAGCATCGATGGTGGCTGTACTTTGATGGGTGGTGTTTGAATGCAGGTGTTGGACACCCTTAAGAATGGATAGTCTGGAGAAGGTACTTCCTCACTTGAGGCTGAATGAGTACTAGACCTCCTGTTGTCTTTTTCATCTTCATAAAGGTTTTCAGAAGTGAAAGGACAAGCTGCGACATGCTGCTGCTCATCAGCTACAGACTCGCTACTTGCAGGGACTGGTGCTGGGCTCATCTCCTTATTTTCGTCATTAGCATGTGTGCCATCTTCCATTGCCGGTACATGATCCGTTGCTGAGTCATTTGACAAGTTGCAAGAGTCAACCACAAAACTTATTGAAGGTTCCACCACACAAGTAGTTATTTCAACTAGATCATCCAGCCTTCCTCTGGCGGCCTTATTATATGACATGCTGAACTGTTGTTCACCACCTTGAGGCAAGGAGATTGGAGAAAACTGTTCGTCATCAAAATGTTGGTCATAAACCACATTTGGATAGTGTTGATAGAGTAGAGATGGCTCAGCCTCCACTTCGCCAGATTCTTTTCGGATAGATGATCTGTAAATTTGAAATTAGTGAGCCATACGTCAGAAGCATAACATGTGAATTGCTTTTTTTCAATATGCTAATCAAAACAAGCCTCTGTTGAACAAatgtgaagaagatgatgacagCACAACATGGGTTTCGAAGCAAGTAGTGAAGCATAAGCATAACAAGTGGCTGCTCAAGCTCAACGAATGAAAAGACCATAGTAGTACGAAAAATTAAAAGAATTTGTTTCCGCCATCCACCCTAGTTTAAATTAGTGTATCTTATAGCAAAAACAGTTGGGCAGGGGAAATTCCATAGTAATAATTTCACTTTGATTTTGAAGGCCTACAAAGATCAGATTTACAAAAACCATTATTGCTTTTTTTTAAGTCAAAAGATGATATCAGCTCTGTGGTCTCTAGCGAACAGGCCCCGATTGGACAACAATAATGTGCTTCCATGATATTCCCATCTACGTGCTTCCACGGATCGAAGGGAAGAACAGTTCCTGACGGTCGGCTGTAAACGGCCTCTATGCATGAGTAGCAGTGGATGGAGGAGTTTATCCACACACGTGGGCAAACGTGAACTAACAAATTTAAGACAATTTGCATTGTGGGTCAAATTACAAGTTTTCTGGAACACAGGTATGGTTGGTTTGATCTATGCGTTTGTATATTAGACAAATAAGGGTGTGAAAACACCGGGGAGACATGGGATTTAGGATAGGAGCAGGATAATCAAGCCACTGACCACTAGTTCAAATTGTTCCTTCCCATTAATAACGACTTTTGCTTTTAAAGTCTGTAAACACTTTAAGGTGGACTGCCTACACAACACCCTATATCATTTACATCTTATATTAAGGGCCAGTTTGGGGTATTTATTCTGTTCTGCGGAAGGAACAGAATTAATTATGATATTCCCTTATGGCTTTAAGAGAGAGGTTACCAATTAGTTTATATGTATAGAAACGGCTAAGCAAAAAGCACTTTTGAAAAGTCGCCACTTGCCACAGTGACAACCACTTTAATAAACTTCTATATGAATCAACTTGGCAGAACTTAGTTGCCTGCAGCAAGCTAAAAGTGGACACTCATGAATGGGGATCAGAGAAGCATCTGCATCTTGGAAGATCCGATAAATTTCCAAGTGTCAAACCTTCATAATTTGTATCTAATAGTAAGATGCTAGTTTCACAAATATGTGAGCAGACAAACTTTTTTTTTACCATAAATAACGAGGAGCAGTAAAGGGATAATTTGGTGGAAGGGGATAACACACAGTACATGAGTAGATCACACGGGTAGATGTTTTCTTAGGAATCATGACTTATTTCCAATTTGGCAATGTCTTCCTGTGAAATGTACAATCACTATTTCACTTCACCTGTCCCTTCTGTGCCGCTTAGTAATTTAGCCAATGAACTAATCAAGGCTAATGAACTCCGGTGCAGACTAAAATTTCTAATGGCTGGCAGCCTGGGATCAGGATTAATAGATGAACATCATTGGAAGTGTGAGCACGACAACGGTCTCGCGAAAAAACAATGAAACGGGACGAATATGCTGCTAGCACAGAACTGAAACCCAAGCAACAAACACCAGTATCAAGTATGTGACTGATTATCACTAGAAAGCTGGTATTTAATGAACCCTGAACAGCAGTATTTTGACAAAAGATCTAAGGTGGAGCGTGGGTTTCCTCCCAAATTCTTGTGGTTCACACTAACTCAAAAGTTGAGGAGAAAAGACACCACTTGGTCTGAAAGGAACCACCTTTCTGCCAAAACTGTACCCAGAAAAAACAGGTGTATATAGCGTAACTAAACAATCCAACCCCGTTGTTCCACCACATGCATGACAGCATGAGAGCTAAAATGGTGACAAAAGTTATCGTTTCAAAAAATTCAACCGAACAGAGTTATAGAGTAAACTTAGCTCGCAAAAAATGGCATGCTACCACACTTACTGAAAGAGAAGATTTTGTTTTTGAAATAAACCATAATTGTCGTACGGAACGGGATACATGAGGGGATCGCTAACCCAGCTCGTCACCTCCAATTCTCTAAACCACGAGCGAAGAAGGCCAGCATTCCTATCTTACCCCCCACAAGGCCAAAACAGTGTGCGGGCAACAGTAGCGCAGCGGGGAAAACAAGCAAGAACAGCGAAAATCCTATAGGATGGGGGGCACAGACAAAATCCATACCTTGAGCTGCCGCTCCACGACGCGATCTCCTCCGCCAttccctgctcctcctcctcctggtcctccgcgAACACGTCCTCGTAGGGCGCGGCGAAGTCCCCGAACTCGAACCGCGCGAAGATCTCGCCGTAcctgccggcgccgtcgtcgcggcccccggcggcggccgggggcaGGTCGAGGTAGGGGATGGAGCAGGAGGCGGCGACGCCGCCGAACACGTCCGAGTACGGGACCCCCGCCCCCgcgagagggggcggcggctcGAACCGCGGGCCCCCGCCGAACACGTCCCCGTAGGTGGCCGAGTCGGACGCCTTCCTCCTGTGCCTCCGCGGCCGgtgccgcggcggcggcagcgcggtGGCCAGCTCCTCCATGCCCGCCCGCCTTCTCGCTCCTGGCGGCGAATTGGGGAATGGGGGGAGCgccggagcagccggccggcgtgGCGCTGATTCAAAAACAGTAGCTTTGTTGTGAAGAGTGAGATTTCCGTTGGGGTACGGGAGGGGAATGAGTGGTAGGTCGAGCCGGCGGCAGAGTTCATGGGATCCGTGTTTATTTTGGCCTCGCGTGGTGGGCCCGGATGTCCAGTCAGCAGCATCCTAGGGCAGGTCAGGTTGCCTGGAAACTGCAGGTGACTTTTGTCGGCCAGCAGATTCCGTGTTGGCTACCAACCTACTCGCTCGTCTCCTTGCAATTTTACCATCAACTCTCCCTAGTAGTAAATCGTTTATGAGAGCATCTTTATCTTAAGTTAAGTGCCAATAATTTTTAGGGTTCAAAAAGCTTGCATCTACTCCTTTCACTAAAAAAAACTTATCCTTTGCTAGTTCTCACACCAATTTGCACACATGAACCTCATTTTATTTGTAATGTATATGAACAATTCGAACCTTGCCATATCTAGTGGAAAAATTTCTAGAGCATTCCAAGATCAGAATACTAACAGCACTTTCTAAATTCAAAGCACGTGGAATTCAACTAAAATCGACAACATATTCCAAGCCCAATTTTGCACACGCTAGCGAGCAACGAGAACCAAGCGAAACGAGCAAGCAAACCAGCAGTTTTATCGATTCCTATCCCTAGCTCAGCGTCTCGGCCTCTAGCAGCCCTAGCTCCAGAGGCCACCGTCGGCTGCACGACACCCTAGACGGTCGCCAGAATTTTCGATTGCCACGTGGCTATGCAGTCGCGCAACTTTGCAGCATGTCGGTGCTAGTACCGGATCGAGCCAGAGCAGTTGCAGTCAACCGGGACTACTAAATCCCCACCTGGCCAACCTACTTCTAATTTTGCCTCTGTTGTCTTGTCTATACTAATTATGGAGAAGAGAAATGGTGATATTATTGTGTTTCTTCTCTACAATCATGAAGCAAATAAGGCTGCATCTTATTTGTCACATCGATGTTGGTTAGAGCGGATGAGCAAACTAGATTGTGGGTTTGTTGTTCAAGT contains:
- the LOC124660896 gene encoding uncharacterized protein LOC124660896 translates to MEELATALPPPRHRPRRHRRKASDSATYGDVFGGGPRFEPPPPLAGAGVPYSDVFGGVAASCSIPYLDLPPAAAGGRDDGAGRYGEIFARFEFGDFAAPYEDVFAEDQEEEEQGMAEEIASWSGSSRSSIRKESGEVEAEPSLLYQHYPNVVYDQHFDDEQFSPISLPQGGEQQFSMSYNKAARGRLDDLVEITTCVVEPSISFVVDSCNLSNDSATDHVPAMEDGTHANDENKEMSPAPVPASSESVADEQQHVAACPFTSENLYEDEKDNRRSSTHSASSEEVPSPDYPFLRVSNTCIQTPPIKVQPPSMLPSTLLNKSTSLNKTESKANGDSQVNPNSAAAAAIKEAMDFAEARLKAAKELMERKGDSFKLRKRSGHHRGTKSTEIKEDKCLEEVHLVEENGTLRRLGEEENNYDDLAFLDKCRDNSVVKMVDCCHEEKGVLPPGKPQQMMEDGTKVDQLGKWASSAEFYDRISHDQKCTTNAAACEDDNGLIANPFIMNSQAEIAKEEVTTGDLEVYGKLSDGNDKTELRMKRVDLREPDAASLGVEHKASTAPEVSSWEERAVYQETIDSHINKYVGQNNSPKGRDNDKIFETSSINSTPPKLHVVQHISSFSLEACISEDHANGKKNYCAASTEETPLVGNPNKENDDKEELEILCAAETPCTSIRNQISDEHLEVPYISEIKTSQEKIAKLEEPTEYHETQCSQKMSRTVHREAETYEKDKLFSSVDEACRQNEKEKISDVPLETLIHEEMKKFENEEKAGPCEEAKVATLEEPAEYYETQCSQKMSSTVHREAETYEKDKLNSFVAEASLQNEKGKITEVPSETPIHEETKEFETEEKTGPHDDFQEEDVFWDAGSPEKDANDTPRSSNADANDEAEVLNTFLGDCDMESNVKTCDTFAEDSDQHPESQGSLLGPEDLVNKMDRVENLVSHGNEMEAKQTLSENSEKTVVEETLNHDKESQISTEPDTTKGLNDVYAEIIARNGREHGVLHSGTEVITDDYNDYTMKMGTCSKDLQPSFSEACTSMPHLSQNAESVCALTSAESTPFVENIEECTKSDTGFSTTRCTTSEGKKTVDKMQERGDKDRKLTLDFKDQQSLAEDSASKFAQKSRKDTPDAERVEARDDIRKNESENENENEVSLRSDKDKERECKSEKEQSKEKSRRELEEEKDRERERAKDRLAVQRATREAHERAFAEARATAERIALERITSSRQRASAEARVKDKASDEPASEKASREARIKAERAAVERATLEARERAIGKAKAAADAKERIEKEQKAASNNYGRSSDSCNQETEFESALRHKARSERHQRTAERAEKALAEKNMRDMLAQREQTEKHRLSEFLDPEVKRWSNGKEGNLRALLSTLQYILGSDSGWQSVPLTDLITAAAVKKAYRKATLCVHPDKLQQRGATIRQKYICEKVFDLLKEAWNKFNSGER
- the LOC124666655 gene encoding dihydroflavonol 4-reductase-like, which produces MSGIKGPVVVTGASGFVGSWLVMKLLQAGYTVRATVRDPGNVEKTKPLLELPGAKERLSIWKADLSDEGSFDEAIAGCTGVFHVATPMDFESKDPENEVIKPTVEGMLSIMRACKEAGTVKRVVFTSSAGTVNIEEQRKPAYDQDDWSDIDFCRRVKMTGWMYFVSKSLAEKAAMDYAKENGVDFISIIPTLVVGPFLSAGMPPSLVTALALITGNEAHYSILKQVQLVHLDDLCDSMTYLFEHPDANGRYICSSHDTTIHGIARMLKERFPEYDIPQKFPGVDDDLQPIHFSSKKLLDHGFRFRYTAEDMFDAAVWTCREKGLIPLGAEGAAGGKASATSKLGAVLVGEGQAIGAET